A window from Leifsonia shinshuensis encodes these proteins:
- a CDS encoding aldo/keto reductase — MPTPSSVSRAEPDRPARLPLGPLGYGAAALGNLYSARPDDVWPGIVPAAWEAGVRYFDTAPHYGLGLSERRLGESLRGLPRDQYILSTKVGRLLEPNPDYRPGDTDLPNLFDTPATSRRRVDYSRDGILRSVEESLIRLDVDRIDVLFAHDPDDHEREALDTAFPALDELRSQGVIRAYGAGMNQSAMLARFVRETDLDVVMCAGRYTLLDDSAARDLLPAAEERGVQVVVAAVFNSGLLATDRPRPGAHFDYAQPPQSLVARTNRIADVAGEYGVTVPQLALQFPLRHPAVTTVVTGADTAAQISANAQLMEKPIPTALWSRLIEEGLIPAAGDNRK, encoded by the coding sequence ATGCCGACGCCTTCCTCCGTCTCGCGGGCTGAGCCCGACCGTCCCGCGCGCCTGCCGCTCGGCCCCCTCGGGTACGGCGCGGCCGCGCTGGGCAACCTCTACAGTGCCCGGCCGGACGACGTCTGGCCCGGCATCGTGCCCGCCGCGTGGGAGGCCGGCGTCCGGTACTTCGACACCGCGCCGCACTACGGACTGGGACTCTCGGAGCGGAGGCTCGGCGAGTCGCTCCGCGGCCTGCCGCGCGACCAGTACATCCTGTCGACCAAGGTCGGGCGCCTCCTGGAGCCCAACCCGGACTACCGGCCCGGTGACACCGACCTCCCGAACCTGTTCGACACCCCGGCCACCTCGCGCCGCCGGGTCGACTACTCCCGCGACGGCATCCTCCGCTCGGTCGAGGAGTCGCTCATCCGGCTCGACGTGGACCGCATCGACGTGCTCTTCGCCCACGACCCGGACGACCACGAGCGGGAGGCGCTCGACACGGCGTTCCCGGCCCTCGACGAGCTGCGGTCGCAGGGCGTCATCCGCGCCTACGGTGCCGGGATGAACCAGTCGGCCATGCTCGCCCGGTTCGTCCGCGAGACGGACCTCGACGTGGTCATGTGCGCCGGCCGCTACACCCTGCTCGACGACTCCGCCGCACGCGACCTGCTGCCGGCGGCGGAGGAGCGCGGGGTTCAGGTGGTCGTCGCCGCCGTGTTCAACTCCGGTCTGCTGGCCACCGACCGGCCGCGCCCCGGAGCGCATTTCGATTACGCCCAGCCGCCGCAGTCACTGGTGGCACGCACGAACCGCATAGCGGACGTCGCCGGCGAGTACGGGGTGACAGTGCCGCAGCTCGCCCTGCAATTCCCGCTTCGGCACCCGGCGGTCACCACCGTCGTGACGGGAGCGGACACGGCCGCGCAGATATCGGCGAACGCGCAGCTGATGGAGAAGCCGATCCCAACCGCGCTGTGGAGCCGGCTGATCGAGGAGGGTCTGATCCCGGCGGCAGGTGACAACCGGAAGTGA
- a CDS encoding LuxR C-terminal-related transcriptional regulator has protein sequence MGVGRPLLAPAIEPAGESARRADAERLASVALISGGRAHFLAGNIGGARDRLRRGLAREGAREPLSRIRTLGALALLDAWVGETTRATELTGQARAEAQVSGALTHPATADAHLADALVAVSRGDPSVAERELRAAALRATVDDRSQTAWIAYAIGRELGSVMDEEPTAPLPSGSPPPIVVEALVASRARRARRNGDPAAALAVLADRSPAASAVLFERGLACLALGRSADAREALRLHSGLPDSGEPLHRIRSLVLATSLSAMRGRTPRTDDLLVQALRIADEYGLVSVFLDAGPDTTSRILGLGLPSLPPVATQVIRCASTAARAADGAGLAEPLTDRERELLVLLPTGFTNTQLADRYFVSVNTIKSHMAHLYRKLEVSTRSGAIERATLLGLIRPWSDGGTSAEGGFGPGRRTG, from the coding sequence ATGGGCGTCGGCCGTCCGCTTCTGGCGCCCGCGATCGAGCCGGCGGGCGAGTCCGCGCGCCGGGCGGACGCCGAGCGCCTGGCCTCGGTGGCGTTGATCTCCGGCGGACGGGCCCACTTCCTCGCGGGGAACATCGGCGGGGCCCGCGACCGGCTGCGCCGCGGACTGGCACGCGAGGGCGCGCGCGAGCCGCTGTCACGGATCCGCACGCTCGGGGCGCTCGCGCTCCTCGACGCCTGGGTCGGCGAGACCACCCGGGCCACTGAGCTCACCGGGCAGGCGCGCGCGGAGGCGCAGGTCAGCGGCGCCCTCACCCACCCGGCGACGGCGGACGCGCACCTGGCCGACGCGCTGGTCGCCGTCTCCCGCGGCGACCCGAGCGTCGCGGAGCGAGAGCTGCGGGCCGCCGCTCTCCGGGCGACCGTCGACGACCGCTCACAGACCGCGTGGATCGCGTACGCGATCGGGCGCGAACTCGGCAGCGTGATGGATGAGGAACCCACCGCTCCCCTGCCCTCCGGCTCGCCGCCCCCGATCGTCGTGGAGGCGCTGGTCGCATCCCGGGCGCGGAGGGCGAGGCGGAACGGCGACCCGGCCGCGGCTCTCGCGGTGCTCGCGGACCGCTCGCCCGCCGCGAGCGCGGTGCTCTTCGAGCGCGGCCTTGCGTGCCTCGCCCTCGGCCGATCGGCGGACGCCAGGGAGGCGCTCCGTCTGCACTCGGGCTTGCCGGACTCCGGGGAGCCGCTGCACCGCATCCGGAGCCTCGTGCTGGCCACATCGCTCTCGGCCATGCGCGGGCGCACCCCGCGGACCGACGACCTGCTCGTTCAGGCGCTGCGCATCGCGGACGAATACGGCCTGGTCTCGGTGTTCCTGGATGCGGGCCCCGACACCACGTCGCGCATCCTGGGACTCGGGCTGCCCTCGCTGCCGCCGGTCGCGACCCAGGTGATCCGCTGCGCCTCGACGGCCGCACGGGCCGCGGACGGCGCCGGCCTGGCGGAGCCGCTCACCGACCGGGAGCGCGAACTCCTCGTCCTCCTCCCGACCGGTTTCACCAACACGCAGCTCGCGGACCGCTACTTCGTGTCCGTCAACACCATCAAGAGCCACATGGCGCACCTCTACCGCAAGCTCGAGGTCTCCACCCGGAGCGGCGCCATCGAGCGCGCGACGCTGCTCGGCCTCATCCGGCCCTGGTCGGACGGGGGGACATCGGCAGAGGGCGGGTTTGGCCCGGGGCGACGGACCGGGTAG